The DNA sequence CCAGAAATGATTATGGTTCGCCCCGTTTCCCGATGATGCCTTACAGTAATATTACGTTGCAAGGGGGAGTTAAAGACGAAAATTGTCGAGATTTGGCAATCAGAAGAGCCTTAGACTTAGTTAATGGGGGTATTTATGATCATGTGGGTGGTGGTTTTCATCGCTATACCGTTGATGCTACTTGGACTGTACCTCACTTTGAAAAAATGCTCTATGATAATGGCTTAATTATGGAGTTTTTAGCGAATTTATGGGCTAATGGTGCTGAAATACCAGAAATAAAAAGAGCTTGTGAGGGTATAAAAGATTGGTTAAAAAGAGAAATGACTTCGGAAAAAGGTTATTTTTATGCGGCACAGGATGCGGATAATTTTGCCGATATTCATCACATTGAACCAGAAGAAGGAGAATTTTATGTCTGGAGTTATCACCAATTAAAAGAGATATTATCAGCAGAAGAATTTAATGCTTTTATTGATACTTTTATCATTAGTGAAGATGGAAATTTTGAAAGTAAAAATATTTTACAAAAAAGAGAAGATAAGCCCATTAATGAGATAATTAATAATGCCTTAGATAAACTCTTTAAAGTTCGTTATGGAGAAGAAAGAAACTCCTTAGAAAAGTTTTCTCCTGCTAAAAATAATCAAGAAGCAAAAACTGTTCAATGGTTAGGTAGAATACCCCCCGTAACCGATACAAAAATGATTCTTGCTTGGAATAGTTTAATGATTTCTGGGTTAGCTACTGCTTATGGTGTTTTTCAAGATGCTAGTTATTTAGATTTAGCAGAAAAAGCAACGGAATTTATCCTTAATCATCAATGGGAAAATGGACGTTTACATCGTCTTAATTATGAGGGAAATGTTGCCGTTTTCGCCCAAAGTGAAGACTATAGTTTATTTATTAAAGCCTTATTAGATTTAGCCCAAAATCATCCCACTAATACATATTTTTACTTGAATCAAGCCATAAAAATTCAAGCTGAATTTAATCAATTTTGTCAGGATAAACAACAAGGAGGATATTATAACAATGCCCATGATAATAGCAGTGATTTATTAATTAGAGAAAAAAGTTATATCGATAATGCTACGCCTTCTCCCAATGGAATTGCGATCGCAAATTTAGTTCGTTTGCACCTATTTACTGATGAAGAAAAATACCTAGATGAAGCAGAAAAAACCCTAAAATTATTTAGTGACATTATGAATAAAGCAAGTACCAGTTGTCCTAGTTTATTTACCGCCTTAAACTGGTATTTAAACCGCACCAGTGTCAAAACCACAAAAAACACAAAACTACAACTTATCAAAAAATACTTACCTAATACGGTTATTCGTACCGATGAGGAATTACCATCTAATAGTATTGCTGTGGTGTGTCGAGGAGTATCTTGTTTTGAACCAGCAACCACTATAACCCAATTGTGGCAACAATTAAGCTAGTTTAAAAAGATAATTTTTGCTACATTTTGGGCTTCTAGCCTTCATTAACCTCTGTTAGGCTTAAACATATCCGATAAAAGTAGGTGTCAAGTTTTGAGGGGATGAGAGGAGAGGAGGAAACAAGTAATAAGTAATGATTAATTAAAGATTAAACTAATAATTTACATACTTAAAGTAATAGAGTCTTAAATATTTTTTTCAGTAAAATAAGATTTAGACTTTGAGACAAATTAGCTGAGTATGAAAATTGTTCACGGTACATGGATTCCCTCCTCAGAAGATAATTTTATTCAGAATGGTACGTTTTATTTATGGGTAGAAATTGCCAAAAATAATCGCAGAATTACCAAAATTAATAATCTTTATCCCCGTCAACTAACCTCAGAAGATTTAGCTAATTTTTTAGTCAAAGATTTAGGAGTTTCATCTAATAATTATCAAGATCCTGTTAAACTAATAAGCAGTAAATATTTTCTTCTTCCTAGTAGTGATAATCAACCTCTCCCCTCTTTAACATTAAGTCGTTATTTAGAAACAG is a window from the Cyanobacterium sp. Dongsha4 genome containing:
- a CDS encoding thioredoxin domain-containing protein, which encodes MTNHLINTQSLYLQKHAHNPINWWYWCDEALNLAKQEDKPIFLSIGYSSCHWCTVMEGEAFSDDAIASYLNDNFISIKVDREERPDIDSIYMTALQMMTGQGGWPLNIFLSPDDLAPFYGGTYFPIEPRYGRPGFLQILQALHDFYHDKSDKFLSLKNEIVKGLETNSNIIFTSENQLTPELLQQGITNNSKVIARNDYGSPRFPMMPYSNITLQGGVKDENCRDLAIRRALDLVNGGIYDHVGGGFHRYTVDATWTVPHFEKMLYDNGLIMEFLANLWANGAEIPEIKRACEGIKDWLKREMTSEKGYFYAAQDADNFADIHHIEPEEGEFYVWSYHQLKEILSAEEFNAFIDTFIISEDGNFESKNILQKREDKPINEIINNALDKLFKVRYGEERNSLEKFSPAKNNQEAKTVQWLGRIPPVTDTKMILAWNSLMISGLATAYGVFQDASYLDLAEKATEFILNHQWENGRLHRLNYEGNVAVFAQSEDYSLFIKALLDLAQNHPTNTYFYLNQAIKIQAEFNQFCQDKQQGGYYNNAHDNSSDLLIREKSYIDNATPSPNGIAIANLVRLHLFTDEEKYLDEAEKTLKLFSDIMNKASTSCPSLFTALNWYLNRTSVKTTKNTKLQLIKKYLPNTVIRTDEELPSNSIAVVCRGVSCFEPATTITQLWQQLS